A section of the Deltaproteobacteria bacterium genome encodes:
- a CDS encoding glycosyl hydrolase, with product LNGITVAGKRLVSVGQRGHILYSDDGGKSWKQADQVPVSSDLVAVHFPTPAKGWAVGHDGVVLHSADGGVTWVKQFDGYAAARVVRSYYAAHPPADRPGGSAAGSGLNETIKHFVQEGADKHFLDVWFGNETDGFIVGSFNTIFHTTDGGRNWEPWFERTENPGFSHLYAIQRIGQDIFISGEQGLVLKLDPKAGMFRRIKIPYQGTFFGATGRSGVVVVFGMRGTVFRSDNGGKSWQKVETGVPVGLTGATVTKDGRIVLVSQAGDVLVSKDGGLSFKMAKVEKALPACAVVAFDEDTLVLAGFGGVAVQSIK from the coding sequence TCTGAACGGGATTACAGTGGCCGGCAAGCGCCTGGTCAGTGTGGGCCAGCGAGGTCACATTCTCTATTCGGACGACGGGGGAAAAAGCTGGAAACAGGCTGACCAGGTGCCGGTAAGTTCAGATCTGGTGGCCGTACATTTTCCGACTCCGGCGAAAGGCTGGGCGGTTGGCCATGACGGTGTTGTTTTGCACAGTGCCGACGGCGGCGTCACCTGGGTAAAGCAGTTTGACGGTTACGCCGCCGCCCGGGTCGTGCGCAGTTATTACGCCGCCCATCCTCCTGCCGATAGGCCGGGAGGGAGCGCGGCTGGTTCAGGCCTGAACGAAACCATCAAACATTTCGTTCAGGAAGGCGCCGACAAGCATTTTCTCGATGTCTGGTTTGGCAATGAAACAGATGGCTTTATTGTCGGCTCCTTCAACACGATCTTCCATACCACCGACGGGGGAAGGAACTGGGAACCCTGGTTTGAACGAACCGAGAACCCGGGTTTTTCGCATCTGTATGCCATACAGCGCATCGGCCAGGACATTTTTATCAGTGGCGAGCAGGGCCTGGTGCTGAAACTTGACCCGAAGGCCGGGATGTTTCGCAGGATAAAAATACCTTATCAGGGAACATTCTTTGGGGCTACAGGCAGATCCGGTGTAGTCGTTGTTTTCGGGATGCGCGGCACGGTTTTCCGCAGCGATAACGGCGGCAAAAGCTGGCAGAAGGTGGAGACCGGGGTGCCGGTAGGACTGACGGGAGCGACCGTAACTAAAGACGGACGCATCGTCCTGGTGAGCCAGGCAGGAGACGTGCTGGTGAGTAAAGATGGCGGATTGAGCTTCAAAATGGCCAAGGTAGAAAAGGCCTTGCCGGCATGCGCGGTTGTCGCTTTTGACGAGGATACCCTCGTGCTGGCAGGATTTGGCGGTGTGGCGGTTCAATCGATTAAATAA